One segment of Elusimicrobiota bacterium DNA contains the following:
- a CDS encoding CopG family transcriptional regulator, with amino-acid sequence MPKTVTLRLDDATYAFFRDCAQADNRTLSNMIETAAKRHLEGAYVDEEEERGILRDAPLMRRIRAGTRDAKARRGRMIG; translated from the coding sequence ATGCCCAAAACGGTGACTCTTCGTCTCGACGACGCGACCTACGCCTTCTTCCGCGACTGCGCCCAGGCCGACAACCGCACGCTCTCGAACATGATCGAGACGGCGGCGAAACGCCATCTGGAGGGCGCATATGTCGATGAGGAAGAGGAGCGGGGGATCCTGCGCGACGCGCCGCTCATGCGGCGCATCCGCGCGGGCACGCGCGACGCGAAAGCCCGTCGCGGCCGCATGATTGGCTGA
- a CDS encoding VOC family protein: MIKHIAFTMYSVKDMARARNFYEKKLHLKPAVIGDRWHEYHLGNGAFAITTALPDPQSAANIAFEVDDLDNELARLRKAGVKILNDDIESPVCWMAVIADPDGNSIILHEKKN, translated from the coding sequence ATGATAAAGCACATTGCCTTCACAATGTACTCCGTCAAAGATATGGCCCGCGCCCGTAATTTTTACGAGAAGAAGCTTCATCTCAAGCCTGCGGTTATTGGCGACCGCTGGCACGAATACCATTTAGGCAATGGCGCCTTCGCCATTACAACTGCGCTACCCGATCCGCAGTCGGCCGCAAACATCGCCTTTGAAGTTGACGACCTCGACAACGAACTCGCCCGCCTGCGCAAGGCGGGCGTGAAAATACTCAATGACGACATCGAATCGCCTGTCTGCTGGATGGCCGTCATCGCCGATCCTGACGGCAACTCCATCATATTGCATGAAAAGAAAAACTAA